In Elaeis guineensis isolate ETL-2024a chromosome 1, EG11, whole genome shotgun sequence, a genomic segment contains:
- the LOC105033791 gene encoding ubiquitin C-terminal hydrolase 22, with amino-acid sequence MSSFSAPSAGGRRNLYVPQPCPHLADYRSNAHGLAKPFRSLQPCLRVRPLGRPEIRRDPHEIPRCGPCSAADGGGGGMGPRLYACLACAAVCCPAHAPAHAEECRPGHEIAVDVDRAELFCCACGDQVYDREFDKAVVLAQIAAAAANASASCSLPESLRKRRRVDYRPWTPDPREWATMRRESSPLLLLDASDPFSTGAANTSTSSPPPSPGLRGLNNLGNTCFMNSVLQALLHTPPLRNYFLSDRHNRFECQQKGRRKKDGSGDSTGGHRWNPSGGSPVCLACDLDAIYSAVFSGDRTPYSPAKFLYRWWQYASKLASYEQQDAHEFFISMLDGIHENVEQDQHKPQSQGNGDCCIAHRVFSGVLRSDVTCTICGFTSTTYDPCLDISLDLDSNQNYMNVPTTKSHACNGANDFILSSQICGVSTLMGCLERFTRPERLDSDQKFFCQHCKVRQESLKQMSIRKLPLVTCFHIKRFAHSSIKKMSRKVDRYLQFPFSLDMAPYLSSSVLRSRFGNRIFAFDGDDSDAAIELASEFELFAVITHSGTIEAGHYVTYLRLSSQWYKCDDAWITHVSENIVRDSQAYMLFYVQKTLYYKASEDVSAS; translated from the exons ATGTCTTCCTTCTCCGCCCCCTCCGCCGGCGGCCGCCGCAATCTCTACGTCCCTCAGCCGTGCCCCCACCTCGCCGACTACCGATCCAACGCCCACGGCCTCGCCAAGCCCTTCCGCTCTCTCCAGCCCTGCCTCCGCGTCCGTCCCCTCGGCCGCCCTGAGATCCGTCGCGACCCGCACGAGATCCCCCGCTGCGGCCCCTGCTCGGCCGCCGACGGAGGCGGCGGTGGAATGGGCCCGAGGCTGTACGCCTGCCTCGCCTGCGCCGCTGTGTGCTGCCCCGCCCACGCGCCGGCCCACGCCGAGGAGTGCCGGCCAGGGCACGAGATTGCCGTGGACGTCGACCGAGCGGAGCTCTTCTGCTGCGCGTGCGGCGACCAGGTCTACGATCGCGAGTTCGATAAGGCCGTGGTCCTCGCCCAGATAGCCGCCGCCGCAGCCAACGCCTCCGCATCCTGCTCGCTGCCGGAGAGCCTGAGGAAGCGAAGGAGGGTGGACTACAGGCCGTGGACTCCGGATCCGCGGGAGTGGGCAACGATGCGGCGGGAATCGAGCCCTTTGCTCCTTCTGGACGCCTCCGATCCCTTCTCCACCGGCGCCGCCAACACCTCCACCTCGTCTCCTCCTCCGTCGCCGGGGCTGAGGGGATTGAACAATCTCGGGAACACGTGCTTCATGAACTCGGTTCTCCAAGCGTTGCTCCACACGCCGCCGCTTCGGAATTACTTCTTGAGCGATCGGCACAACCGGTTCGAATGCCAGCAGAAGGGTCGGAGGAAGAAGGACGGCAGTGGCGACAGCACGGGAGGACATCGTTGGAACCCGTCGGGTGGGTCGCCGGTGTGCTTGGCTTGCGATCTCGATGCAATCTACTCCGCCGTCTTCTCCGGTGATCGGACTCCGTACAGCCCCGCCAAGTTTCTCTATAG GTGGTGGCAATATGCGTCCAAGCTGGCAAGCTATGAGCAACAGGATGCTCATGAATTTTTCATTTCTATGCTTGACGGTATTCATGAAAATGTGGAGCAAGACCAACACAAACCCCAAAGCCAAG GCAATGGAGATTGTTGCATTGCTCACAGGGTGTTCTCTGGTGTCTTGAGATCTGATGTGACTTGTACAATTTGTGGTTTTACATCTACCACATACGACCCATGTTTAGACATCTCTTTGGACTTGGACTCAAACCAGAATTATATGAATGTGCCTACTACAAAATCACATGCATGCAATGGGGCGAATGATTTCATATTATCTAGCCAAATCTGTGGAGTATCTACACTCATGGGATGTTTGGAGCGCTTCACAAGGCCTGAAAGATTAGATTCTGATCAAAAATTCTTCTGTCAACACTGCAAAGTGAGGCAAGAATCCCTGAAACAGATGTCTATAAGGAAGCTTCCACTAGTTACTTGCTTTCATATTAAAAGGTTTGCACATTCATCAATCAAGAAAATGTCAAGAAAGGTCGACCGCTACTTGCAGTTTCCATTTTCTCTTGATATGGCACCTTATCTATCATCCTCTGTCCTGAGGAGTAGATTTGGCAACCGTATATTTGCTTTTGATGGTGATGATTCAGATGCAGCTATTGAGCTAGCTTCAGAGTTTGAATTATTTGCAGTGATTACGCACAGTGGTACAATAGAGGCTGGCCATTATGTAACCTATCTGCGGCTAAGCAGTCAATGGTATAAATGTGATGATGCATGGATCACTCATGTCAGCGAAAATATTGTGAGGGATTCACAAGCATATATGCTATTCTATGTACAAAAAACTCTTTACTATAAGGCAAGTGAAGATGTGAGTGCCTCGTGA